Proteins encoded by one window of Clostridium cagae:
- the mutS gene encoding DNA mismatch repair protein MutS: MALTPMMVEYMKTKEEYNDCILFYRLGDFYEMFFDDALTVSRELELVLTGKNCGLEERAPMCGIPHHAAAAYIPRLVTKGYKVAICEQLEDPKQSKGIVKRGVVKVITPGTFIDSNSNLENDNTYLMVISEYEDKFGIAMSDISTGEFKTTSFNNIKMSLLDEISKVSPKEILVDININEELLTEINNVLPVLITKKDFNEFLVSKEELIEQFSDLEVSGLTIEREIPSKVLLKYINETQKMSLTNINLLEQYEIINYMTIDGNSRRNLELTESIREKTKKGSLLWVIDKSATSMGGRTLRKWIDEPLIVKDEIEKRLSGVEEVFNSIGFNEDLRSALKEIYDIERIVGKISNKNVNAKDLLSLKSSLDKLPCIKELLKNTSSKLLKGYYENLDELIDVRDLLNDSIKEDPGLGLKEGNIIKDGYNNLVDELRESKLHGKEWIAALENREREFTGIKSLKVGYNKVFGYYIEISKSNYNSIPEGRYIRKQTLANAERFITEELKVMEDKILGSEEKLINLEYSIFVEIRDKIEEEISRLKKSARIISDLDGISTLALVALENDYIKPEINTDGLIKIIDGRHPVVEKVIGKGDFVSNNTALNQTDKELLLITGPNMAGKSTYMRQVALITLMAQMGSFVPATSANISICDKIFTRIGASDDLAGGKSTFMVEMWEVSNILKNATSNSLVLLDEVGRGTSTYDGLSIAWSVIEYITKNKDLRCKTLFATHYHELVKLEGILPGVKNYSVAVKKLKDSVVFLRKIVEGGADESYGIEVAKLAGLPENVINRAREILEDLECKNTFDINKVSSCSMVSNNTKEIAVDSTKNEEDKVISNAQNIDVNETSCKDTTKEKILRVETQNAEYEETIKSLKSEITKLQESNKKHNKKHKDVCNDNMQINFEVMEKENFIKELSEVDILNLNPMEAMNTLYRLVTDAKKLQ, from the coding sequence ATGGCTTTAACGCCAATGATGGTAGAGTACATGAAAACAAAAGAAGAATATAATGATTGTATTCTATTTTATAGATTAGGTGACTTTTATGAGATGTTCTTTGATGATGCACTAACTGTATCTAGAGAACTTGAACTTGTTTTAACAGGGAAAAATTGTGGACTTGAAGAAAGAGCACCAATGTGTGGTATTCCACATCATGCAGCAGCTGCATATATTCCAAGACTTGTTACTAAAGGGTACAAGGTTGCTATCTGTGAACAACTTGAGGATCCTAAGCAAAGTAAAGGAATAGTAAAAAGAGGAGTTGTAAAAGTAATAACTCCAGGAACATTTATAGATAGTAATTCTAATTTAGAAAATGATAATACATATTTAATGGTAATATCTGAATATGAAGATAAATTTGGGATAGCAATGTCTGATATAAGTACTGGTGAATTTAAAACAACATCCTTTAATAATATTAAGATGAGTTTATTAGATGAAATTTCAAAGGTTTCTCCAAAAGAAATACTAGTTGATATAAATATAAATGAAGAATTATTAACTGAAATAAACAATGTACTTCCTGTTCTTATAACTAAAAAAGATTTTAATGAGTTTTTAGTTTCAAAAGAAGAACTTATAGAGCAGTTTTCAGACTTAGAAGTGAGTGGATTAACTATAGAAAGAGAAATCCCAAGTAAAGTACTTCTTAAATATATAAACGAAACTCAAAAGATGAGTTTAACAAATATCAATCTATTAGAACAATATGAAATTATAAATTATATGACTATAGATGGAAATTCAAGAAGAAACTTAGAGCTTACAGAAAGTATAAGAGAAAAAACTAAAAAAGGATCTCTTCTTTGGGTTATTGATAAAAGTGCAACATCTATGGGGGGAAGAACTTTAAGAAAATGGATAGATGAACCTCTTATAGTTAAAGATGAAATAGAAAAAAGATTAAGTGGAGTTGAAGAAGTATTTAATTCAATAGGTTTCAATGAAGACTTAAGAAGTGCATTAAAAGAAATTTATGATATTGAAAGAATTGTAGGAAAGATATCAAATAAAAATGTTAATGCTAAGGATTTGTTGTCTCTTAAATCGTCTTTAGATAAACTTCCATGCATTAAGGAACTTTTAAAAAATACTAGTTCTAAATTGTTAAAAGGATACTATGAAAACTTAGATGAATTGATTGATGTAAGAGATTTATTAAATGATTCTATTAAAGAAGATCCTGGTTTAGGATTAAAAGAAGGAAACATAATAAAAGATGGATATAATAATTTAGTAGATGAATTACGTGAAAGTAAACTTCACGGAAAAGAATGGATTGCTGCTCTTGAAAATAGAGAACGTGAATTTACAGGTATTAAGTCTTTAAAAGTTGGTTATAACAAGGTATTTGGATACTATATAGAAATAAGTAAATCAAATTATAACTCTATCCCAGAAGGTAGATATATAAGAAAGCAAACATTAGCTAATGCTGAAAGATTTATAACTGAAGAACTTAAAGTTATGGAAGATAAAATTTTAGGTTCTGAAGAAAAACTTATTAACTTAGAATATTCTATATTTGTTGAAATAAGAGATAAAATTGAAGAAGAAATAAGCAGATTAAAAAAGAGTGCTAGGATAATATCAGATTTAGATGGTATTTCAACTTTAGCTTTAGTTGCTTTAGAAAATGATTATATTAAACCTGAAATAAATACAGATGGATTAATTAAAATAATTGATGGAAGACACCCTGTAGTTGAAAAAGTCATTGGAAAGGGCGACTTTGTATCAAATAATACTGCATTAAATCAAACTGATAAGGAATTATTATTGATTACTGGACCTAATATGGCTGGTAAATCTACGTATATGAGACAGGTAGCTCTTATAACATTGATGGCTCAAATGGGTTCATTTGTACCTGCAACTAGTGCAAACATATCTATTTGTGATAAGATCTTTACAAGAATAGGAGCATCTGATGATTTAGCAGGTGGAAAGTCTACATTTATGGTTGAAATGTGGGAAGTTTCTAATATTTTAAAAAATGCTACAAGTAATAGTTTAGTTTTACTTGATGAAGTAGGAAGAGGAACTTCAACTTATGATGGACTTTCAATTGCTTGGTCTGTTATTGAATATATAACTAAAAATAAGGATTTAAGATGCAAAACTTTATTTGCAACTCACTATCATGAACTTGTTAAACTTGAAGGGATTTTACCTGGAGTTAAAAATTACTCTGTAGCAGTTAAAAAATTAAAAGATAGCGTAGTCTTTTTAAGAAAAATAGTAGAGGGCGGTGCAGATGAATCTTACGGTATAGAAGTTGCAAAGCTTGCAGGACTTCCTGAGAATGTTATTAATCGTGCTAGAGAAATTCTTGAGGATTTAGAATGTAAAAATACCTTTGATATAAATAAAGTATCATCATGTTCAATGGTTTCAAATAACACAAAAGAAATTGCTGTTGATTCTACTAAAAATGAAGAGGATAAAGTTATTTCTAATGCACAAAATATAGATGTAAATGAAACTAGTTGTAAGGATACTACTAAAGAGAAAATTTTAAGAGTTGAAACTCAAAATGCAGAGTATGAAGAGACTATAAAATCTTTAAAATCTGAAATAACAAAGTTACAAGAATCAAATAAGAAACACAATAAAAAGCATAAAGATGTTTGTAATGACAATATGCAAATTAACTTTGAAGTTATGGAAAAAGAAAATTTTATAAAAGAGCTTAGTGAAGTAGATATATTAAACCTTAACCCTATGGAAGCTATGAATACTTTATATAGATTAGTGACAGATGCAAAAAAACTTCAATAA
- the treP gene encoding PTS system trehalose-specific EIIBC component, which produces MSKYSKEVKELLEYIGGEENVNAVSHCATRMRFVLNDTSIADEEKIKKIKFVKGTFTQAGQFQVIIGNDVAEFYNEFTALAGIDGVSKDNLKSSAKSNMNIVQRMMANIAEIFSPLIPAIIVGGLILGFRNIIGDIKMFENGTKTLIEISQFWAGTHSFLWLIGEAIFHFLPVGITWTVTKKMGTTQILGIVLGITLVSPQLLNAYSVATAESIPFWDFGFTKINMIGYQSQVIPAILAGFVLAYLEKGVRKIVPSSISMIFVPFFALVPTVLIAHTVLGPIGWVIGSWVSTVVYGGLTSAFGSIFAAIFGFLYAPLVITGLHHMTNAIDLQLMAEFNGTALWPMIALSNIAQGSAVLAIIYLQRKNEEEKQIAIPACISAYLGVTEPALFGINIKYRFPFVCGMVGSAIAAIISVSTGVMANSVGIGGLPGILSIKPQHMFMFAIAMVAAIVVPFMLTLIIGKKKLV; this is translated from the coding sequence ATGTCTAAGTATAGTAAGGAAGTTAAAGAATTATTAGAATACATTGGTGGAGAAGAAAATGTAAATGCTGTATCACATTGTGCAACAAGAATGAGATTTGTTTTAAATGATACATCTATTGCAGATGAAGAAAAAATTAAAAAAATTAAATTTGTTAAGGGTACATTTACTCAAGCTGGGCAATTTCAAGTCATTATTGGAAACGATGTAGCGGAATTTTACAATGAGTTTACTGCATTAGCTGGAATTGATGGAGTAAGTAAAGATAATTTAAAAAGTTCAGCTAAATCAAATATGAATATTGTTCAAAGAATGATGGCTAATATAGCAGAAATATTTTCACCTTTAATACCTGCAATTATAGTAGGAGGTCTTATACTTGGTTTTAGAAATATCATAGGTGATATTAAGATGTTTGAAAATGGTACAAAAACTCTTATTGAAATATCACAATTTTGGGCAGGAACACATAGCTTTTTGTGGCTAATAGGTGAAGCGATATTCCATTTCTTACCTGTTGGAATCACATGGACTGTAACTAAAAAAATGGGGACAACTCAAATACTTGGTATAGTACTTGGTATTACATTGGTCTCTCCTCAACTTTTAAATGCATATTCTGTAGCTACAGCAGAGTCAATTCCATTTTGGGATTTTGGCTTTACAAAAATCAATATGATAGGTTATCAATCACAAGTTATACCTGCTATTTTAGCTGGTTTTGTACTAGCATATCTTGAAAAAGGGGTTAGAAAAATAGTTCCTTCTTCAATTTCAATGATATTTGTACCATTTTTTGCATTAGTGCCTACTGTTTTAATAGCACATACTGTTCTTGGTCCTATAGGTTGGGTAATTGGTTCTTGGGTTTCAACAGTAGTTTATGGCGGATTAACTTCAGCATTTGGAAGTATATTTGCTGCAATCTTTGGATTCCTTTATGCACCACTTGTTATAACTGGATTACATCATATGACTAATGCAATAGACTTACAATTAATGGCTGAATTTAATGGTACAGCTTTATGGCCAATGATAGCTTTATCAAATATAGCTCAAGGGTCAGCTGTTTTAGCTATAATTTATCTTCAAAGAAAGAATGAAGAAGAAAAACAAATAGCAATTCCAGCATGTATATCAGCTTACCTTGGAGTAACTGAACCAGCATTATTTGGTATAAATATAAAATATAGATTCCCATTTGTGTGCGGAATGGTAGGATCAGCTATAGCTGCTATAATATCTGTTTCAACAGGTGTAATGGCAAATTCTGTAGGGATTGGTGGATTGCCTGGTATATTATCAATTAAACCACAACACATGTTTATGTTTGCAA
- a CDS encoding DEAD/DEAH box helicase: protein MIKQVLMEGFNNSISGRNRVKAEVILKNDLVKDIKVNVDNHMIDIISSVISESLFNEYSCKIEIDSKTKEVIGTYCSCTDFERKEFSKDNYCCKHLIASFYYFLNSLDNDENLKENLLFLQKNKDDNQSVFSKAAKSQDLLSSLLEDNKENVKFEITLNRNTWSSKLQAEFKIGLKSCNNKMYVLKDINQFLTCMYNKIPIKYGKDFIFDIRKQNLSFDDRKLIKFIYRLSEKENLQSSFRRSQDKIINGKTLTIPDILVKTFLDIIKNHRVYLGDGFFCRIIDSEILYEDIPIPFSLCDSGNNIILEVPNGMPEALTQDEDVFLYGTSIYVPSTEQSERLVPYLKVFNNTQSIAFGQNDEKRVLKELIPSIQNVSNGLNLSKKLKNKVVIAPVIFKFYFDKDRENVYLTLKVSYGGYEFNYFEEFKEKVIYRDSQKEKEVYKLVKKFGFEDVNNKFIFLKDDDYIFRFFKYDIERFQDYGEVFYSENFKGIRNISKSDFKGDVRKGKFDYFEFEFILSDLSKEETTNILRSFRSNLKYYKLENGEFLDLEDKDLKEILTLLDNLLLEETLNNNTIALYKNKGIYLEQYLEDKDFRFITGREKIMDIRDKLKNIKNKSFQPPYGIQAELREYQRDGYNWFRTLDYLGFGGILGDEMGLGKTLQTIVFLLSKENSHSLIVAPTSLIYNWFNEFKKFAPSIKVCIVNSNKEEREELIKAYNNYDVIITTYNLLRRDLDLYDMVFDYCILDEAQNIKNASSQNAKAVKSIKSKSRFALTGTPIENSLMELWSIFDFIMPGYLYDEKRFTSRYYRRLEEEKEILEEINRLVKPFILRRYKKNVIKELPDKIEKRLVIPLSDEQKLVYKTYSEYAKDLIQKKVEDDEFKNSKIEILSYITKLRQICLDPSVIMENYLGTSGKIDALLEILDHSISSGHKILVFSQFTSVLKNIGNLLKENNILFSYLDGSVSSINRMRMVDDFNDGENNVFLVSLKAGGTGLNLTSADIVIHFDPWWNPAVEDQATDRAHRIGQENTVEVIKLIAQGTIEEKIVELQDSKRKLIDTILGDDLNIGSFINTLNEEQIINLFN, encoded by the coding sequence ATGATAAAACAAGTGTTAATGGAAGGATTCAATAATAGTATAAGCGGACGAAATAGAGTTAAAGCTGAGGTAATACTTAAAAATGATTTAGTAAAAGATATAAAAGTTAATGTAGATAATCATATGATAGACATTATCTCTTCTGTAATATCAGAAAGTCTTTTTAATGAATATTCCTGTAAAATAGAAATTGATAGTAAAACAAAAGAGGTTATAGGTACATATTGTAGTTGTACAGATTTTGAGAGAAAAGAATTCTCAAAGGATAATTACTGCTGTAAGCATTTAATAGCATCTTTTTACTATTTTTTAAATAGTTTAGATAATGATGAAAATTTAAAAGAAAATTTATTATTTTTGCAAAAGAATAAAGATGATAATCAGAGTGTTTTTTCTAAAGCAGCAAAATCTCAAGATTTATTAAGTTCGCTATTAGAAGATAATAAAGAAAATGTTAAATTTGAGATAACCTTAAATAGAAATACATGGTCTTCAAAACTTCAAGCTGAGTTTAAAATCGGTTTAAAAAGTTGTAATAATAAAATGTATGTGTTAAAGGATATAAATCAATTTTTAACATGTATGTATAATAAAATACCTATCAAATATGGAAAAGACTTCATTTTTGATATAAGGAAACAAAATTTATCATTTGATGATAGAAAACTTATTAAGTTTATTTATAGATTGAGTGAAAAAGAGAATTTACAAAGCTCATTTAGAAGAAGTCAAGATAAAATTATAAATGGAAAAACTTTAACTATACCTGATATATTAGTAAAAACTTTTTTAGATATAATAAAGAATCATAGAGTATATTTAGGAGATGGATTTTTCTGCAGGATAATCGATTCAGAAATACTTTATGAAGATATACCAATTCCTTTTTCTTTATGTGACAGTGGAAATAATATAATATTAGAAGTTCCTAATGGTATGCCAGAAGCACTTACACAAGATGAAGATGTATTTCTTTATGGTACTTCAATATATGTTCCATCTACAGAACAAAGTGAAAGATTAGTTCCTTATCTTAAAGTGTTTAATAATACACAGAGTATAGCCTTTGGACAAAATGATGAAAAAAGAGTGTTAAAAGAGCTTATACCATCAATACAAAATGTAAGTAATGGATTAAATTTATCTAAAAAACTTAAAAATAAGGTAGTAATAGCACCTGTTATTTTCAAATTTTACTTTGATAAAGACAGGGAAAATGTTTATTTAACATTAAAGGTTTCATATGGTGGTTATGAATTTAATTACTTTGAAGAATTCAAAGAAAAAGTTATATATAGAGATTCTCAAAAAGAAAAAGAAGTATATAAATTGGTGAAAAAATTTGGATTTGAAGATGTAAATAATAAATTTATCTTTTTAAAAGATGATGATTATATATTTAGATTTTTCAAATATGATATAGAAAGATTTCAAGATTATGGTGAAGTTTTTTATTCAGAAAATTTTAAAGGAATAAGAAATATATCAAAATCTGATTTTAAAGGTGATGTTAGAAAAGGTAAATTTGATTATTTTGAATTTGAATTTATATTATCAGATCTATCTAAAGAAGAAACCACTAATATATTAAGAAGCTTTAGAAGTAATTTAAAGTACTATAAATTAGAAAATGGTGAGTTCTTAGATTTAGAAGATAAAGACCTAAAAGAAATACTAACGCTTTTAGATAATTTACTTTTAGAAGAGACTTTAAATAATAATACAATTGCTTTATATAAAAATAAAGGGATTTACTTAGAACAATATCTAGAAGATAAAGATTTTAGATTTATAACTGGTAGAGAAAAAATCATGGATATAAGAGATAAACTTAAAAATATTAAAAATAAATCATTTCAACCGCCATATGGTATTCAAGCAGAACTTAGAGAATATCAAAGAGATGGTTATAATTGGTTTAGAACATTAGATTATTTGGGGTTTGGTGGAATATTAGGTGATGAAATGGGCCTTGGGAAAACACTTCAAACCATAGTATTTTTATTATCAAAAGAAAATTCACATTCACTTATAGTAGCACCAACTTCTCTTATATATAATTGGTTTAATGAATTTAAAAAATTTGCGCCTTCAATTAAAGTATGTATAGTAAATTCGAATAAAGAGGAACGTGAAGAGCTTATTAAAGCATATAATAACTATGATGTTATTATAACAACATATAATCTTTTGAGAAGAGATTTAGATTTATATGACATGGTATTTGATTATTGTATTTTAGATGAAGCTCAAAATATAAAGAATGCTTCATCACAAAATGCAAAAGCTGTTAAAAGTATTAAATCAAAATCAAGATTTGCATTAACAGGTACACCTATAGAAAATTCATTAATGGAACTTTGGTCTATTTTTGACTTCATAATGCCTGGGTATCTTTATGATGAAAAAAGATTTACAAGTAGATATTATAGAAGGCTTGAAGAAGAAAAAGAAATATTAGAAGAAATAAATAGACTTGTAAAGCCGTTTATATTAAGACGATATAAGAAAAATGTAATTAAAGAATTACCTGATAAAATTGAAAAAAGATTAGTTATTCCTTTAAGTGATGAGCAAAAATTAGTATATAAAACTTATTCTGAATATGCTAAAGATTTAATACAAAAGAAAGTTGAAGATGATGAATTTAAGAACAGTAAAATAGAAATTTTATCATATATAACAAAGTTAAGACAGATTTGCTTGGATCCATCAGTTATTATGGAAAATTATTTAGGTACAAGTGGGAAAATAGATGCACTTTTAGAGATACTAGATCATAGCATAAGCTCAGGACATAAAATATTAGTGTTTTCTCAATTTACATCTGTGCTTAAAAATATAGGTAACTTACTTAAAGAAAATAACATATTATTTTCTTATTTGGATGGTTCAGTATCATCTATTAATAGAATGAGAATGGTTGATGATTTTAATGATGGAGAGAATAATGTATTTTTGGTATCTTTAAAGGCTGGAGGAACTGGTCTTAATTTAACTAGTGCAGATATAGTAATACATTTCGATCCATGGTGGAATCCAGCAGTAGAAGATCAAGCAACTGACAGAGCACATAGAATTGGTCAAGAAAACACTGTTGAAGTAATTAAACTTATAGCACAAGGTACTATAGAAGAAAAGATAGTAGAACTTCAAGATAGTAAACGAAAGCTTATAGATACAATCTTAGGTGATGATTTAAACATAGGTTCATTTATAAATACTTTAAATGAAGAACAAATTATTAATTTATTCAATTAA
- a CDS encoding MgtC/SapB family protein has product MQSLDLINYLREVNTVSIIVRLTLATICAGIIGAERGRRNRPAGFRTHILVCIGATIIMITNQYMTDVLNLPGDASRMGAQVISGIGFLGAGTIIVVGKNQVKGLTTAAGLWACACMGLAIGIGFYEGAIITCIFLMGVVTGLHKLDEYMQTHSKTIDIYVELEDIKGVMNFMTCVKKDGTQIFNVEIKNKNSDVKVIALAMTLKLNQSCDHMDYLLQLHHIEGVCMVEEMI; this is encoded by the coding sequence ATGCAAAGTTTAGATTTAATAAATTATTTAAGAGAAGTTAATACAGTATCAATAATAGTTAGGCTTACTTTAGCAACTATTTGTGCTGGAATTATTGGAGCTGAAAGAGGAAGAAGAAACAGACCTGCAGGATTTAGAACACATATTTTAGTGTGTATTGGAGCTACAATTATAATGATTACAAATCAGTATATGACTGATGTATTAAATTTACCAGGTGATGCAAGTAGGATGGGTGCGCAGGTTATTAGCGGCATAGGATTTTTAGGAGCAGGCACAATAATTGTAGTAGGTAAAAATCAAGTTAAGGGACTTACAACAGCAGCTGGACTTTGGGCATGTGCTTGTATGGGACTAGCTATTGGAATAGGTTTTTATGAAGGTGCTATTATAACATGTATATTTTTAATGGGGGTAGTCACTGGGCTTCATAAACTTGATGAATATATGCAAACACATTCTAAAACTATTGATATTTATGTTGAACTTGAGGATATTAAAGGGGTTATGAACTTTATGACCTGCGTCAAAAAAGATGGAACTCAAATATTTAATGTTGAAATTAAGAACAAAAATAGTGATGTAAAAGTTATTGCACTAGCCATGACATTAAAGCTTAATCAAAGCTGTGATCATATGGACTATCTTTTACAACTTCATCATATAGAAGGGGTTTGCATGGTTGAAGAAATGATATAG
- the splB gene encoding spore photoproduct lyase, translated as MFIPKRILFEKGSLDYEIGQRIYNTFKDNKNVDIINISGNRVKQHIPGDDTYSYYREGKNTLVVGIKKSFKFQSCKPSAHYQLPLLSGCTGYCEYCYLNTNLSTKPFVKVNVNIDDILNQAKKHIIERSPEITMFEGAATSDPIPVEPYTHSLQKAIEFFANEEKGKFRFVTKYNDVNTLLNIDHKGKTEIRFTLNTNKVINDFENRTSSYDLRLEACEKVAKAQYPIGFIIAPVFLYENWKEDYNELLIRLHDKMPKDLKYPLSFEVITHRYTTRAKNVINEVFPDNTLPMNDEERKYKYGQFGYGKYVYTKEQLEEVKSFFTIKINELFKNSVIKYII; from the coding sequence ATGTTTATTCCTAAAAGAATATTATTTGAAAAGGGAAGTTTAGATTATGAAATTGGTCAAAGAATATATAATACATTTAAAGATAATAAAAATGTTGATATTATAAATATAAGTGGAAATAGGGTAAAGCAGCATATTCCAGGAGATGATACTTATAGTTATTACAGAGAAGGTAAAAATACGTTGGTAGTTGGAATTAAAAAGAGTTTTAAGTTCCAGTCATGTAAGCCTTCAGCGCACTATCAATTGCCTCTTCTTTCTGGATGTACAGGGTATTGTGAGTATTGCTATCTTAATACTAACTTAAGCACTAAACCTTTTGTCAAAGTTAATGTGAACATAGATGATATATTAAATCAAGCAAAGAAACATATTATTGAGAGAAGTCCTGAAATAACAATGTTTGAAGGTGCAGCTACATCAGATCCTATACCAGTAGAACCCTATACTCACTCTTTACAAAAAGCTATTGAATTTTTTGCAAATGAAGAAAAGGGTAAATTTAGATTTGTAACTAAATATAATGATGTAAATACGCTTTTGAATATAGATCATAAAGGAAAGACAGAAATTAGATTTACCCTAAATACGAATAAAGTAATAAATGATTTTGAAAATAGAACATCTTCTTATGATTTAAGACTTGAAGCCTGTGAAAAAGTTGCAAAAGCACAGTATCCAATTGGATTTATAATAGCTCCAGTATTTTTATATGAAAATTGGAAAGAAGATTACAATGAACTTCTGATAAGATTACATGATAAGATGCCTAAGGATTTAAAATATCCATTATCATTTGAAGTTATAACCCATAGATATACTACAAGAGCAAAAAATGTTATAAATGAAGTATTTCCAGATAATACTTTACCAATGAATGATGAAGAACGTAAATATAAGTACGGTCAATTTGGATATGGAAAATATGTTTATACTAAAGAACAGCTAGAAGAGGTTAAATCATTTTTTACAATTAAAATAAATGAATTGTTTAAAAATAGTGTTATAAAGTATATTATTTAA
- a CDS encoding glycerophosphodiester phosphodiesterase: protein MKKTLNIAHRGFSGVYPENTMLAFEKAIEVGCDGIETDVQLTKDGYVVICHDEQLDRTTTGIGLIKDFTLKELMNFDAGIKFGEEFKGLKIPTLEEFLKYVSDKNIIINIEIKNSIIDYENIEKTTYDLIKKYKLEESVIISTFNHYSVRRCIRLDRTIKTGVLYYDCIFEPYNYVQMVGGNALHPEYHSVNKEIVEKAHDNNLEVNVYTVNDKDDMKRMMDLGVDAIITNYPNVLKELFIL from the coding sequence ATGAAAAAAACATTAAATATTGCTCATAGAGGTTTTAGTGGAGTATATCCAGAAAATACAATGCTTGCTTTTGAAAAAGCTATAGAAGTTGGGTGTGATGGAATAGAAACTGACGTTCAATTAACTAAGGACGGATATGTAGTAATATGCCATGATGAACAACTTGATAGAACTACAACAGGTATAGGATTAATTAAAGATTTTACATTAAAAGAATTAATGAATTTTGATGCTGGAATAAAATTTGGTGAAGAATTTAAAGGATTAAAAATTCCAACATTAGAAGAATTCTTAAAGTATGTTAGTGATAAGAATATTATTATAAATATAGAAATTAAAAATAGCATAATTGATTATGAAAATATAGAAAAAACAACTTATGATTTAATCAAAAAATATAAGCTAGAAGAAAGCGTCATAATATCTACATTTAATCATTACTCTGTAAGAAGATGTATAAGACTAGATAGAACCATAAAAACAGGAGTATTATACTATGATTGTATATTTGAACCTTATAATTATGTACAAATGGTTGGTGGAAATGCTCTTCATCCAGAATATCATAGTGTAAATAAAGAAATTGTTGAAAAAGCACATGATAATAATTTGGAAGTTAATGTTTATACAGTTAATGATAAAGACGATATGAAAAGAATGATGGATTTAGGTGTAGATGCGATCATAACAAACTATCCAAATGTATTAAAAGAATTATTTATTTTATGA
- a CDS encoding MgtC/SapB family protein, with protein sequence MNDLMLYLREVNIASIILRLTLATLCAGIIGAERGRKNRPAGFRTHILVCIGATLIMITSQYMRDVLHSTGDITRLGAQVISGIGFLGAGTIIVVGKNQVTGLTTAAGLWACACMGLAIGIGFYEGAIIACVFMLIVVTGLHKLDLYSRTHSRVMDVYTELRDIKGVANFMKTVQADGTKISNIEVKKATTNKDDRIIALTMTLKLSQKCNHSDYTLQLHNIEDVCCVEEII encoded by the coding sequence ATGAATGATTTAATGTTATACTTAAGAGAAGTTAATATAGCTTCAATAATTCTAAGACTTACTTTAGCAACACTTTGTGCAGGAATTATTGGTGCAGAAAGAGGAAGAAAAAATAGACCTGCAGGATTTAGGACACATATTTTGGTATGTATTGGTGCCACACTCATTATGATAACAAGTCAATATATGAGGGATGTTCTTCATAGTACTGGAGATATAACTAGATTGGGTGCACAAGTTATTAGTGGCATAGGATTTTTAGGTGCAGGTACAATTATAGTAGTTGGAAAAAATCAAGTTACAGGTCTTACAACTGCAGCTGGTCTTTGGGCATGTGCATGCATGGGATTAGCTATTGGAATAGGTTTTTACGAAGGTGCAATTATAGCATGTGTATTTATGCTTATTGTAGTTACAGGACTTCATAAATTAGATTTATATTCAAGAACGCACTCTAGAGTTATGGATGTTTATACAGAACTTAGAGATATTAAAGGTGTTGCTAATTTTATGAAAACTGTACAAGCTGATGGAACTAAAATATCTAATATTGAAGTAAAAAAGGCCACTACAAATAAAGATGACCGTATAATAGCTTTAACAATGACATTAAAGTTATCTCAAAAATGCAATCATTCAGATTATACTCTTCAACTTCATAATATTGAAGATGTATGCTGTGTAGAAGAGATAATATAA